One region of Pogona vitticeps strain Pit_001003342236 chromosome 1, PviZW2.1, whole genome shotgun sequence genomic DNA includes:
- the LOC144585865 gene encoding uncharacterized protein LOC144585865, whose protein sequence is MPLTRSQVADMSEVKDPQIDQGSEDEFGSVQGDSTGEQDPELRKILIAQQHELRVREMEEREREKQRQFELERERERMEMERERERIALEKERMAFELRKLEMMNQNNNNNRDSEGGQLSKADLKKFPVYHKGDCPEVFFSLVERAFVDFSVRETEKMTIMRSLISGSLAEVYAEMPEELMKDFAEFKKLVFARHGINAEQLRQRFRSLTKKPEQTFTQVGAQLVRLLEKWLSQEGTETYEQLKDLIALEQFYSVLHGELKFQVRERKPKSVAAAAEIADFISQIRKPLGEGKSVGKPKETYSKYSQGPGKSQQGGGAHGEGKPSGMKPSPQNLEGKPKQEERESKYTRKCYFCQGKGHLISECEKLKQLKGMVPQNSSGTKPKAVFCVQKEQGSVSQREPVAMATQSGTATYADQAEENGPLVEVKRCLLIKTGSQLFETAGVDVGVLDRQYRGLRDTCSQVTLCHPDIIPREFIIPNESMKVAGIEGQIISLPVAEVPVNFQGWRGDWRIAISSTLPAAVLVGNDLAEHVKRVLVITRSQATTGTVQGGNDEPETEAGGGSSEAVVETLTTDSRFGQEQKADATLQKCFEQVTDAQLTPETPVRFLEEKGILYRETLRNISKGGDGIRSQLVVPEKYRPMILQRGHSDMFAAHLRVKGPLDLIKQIWEQITQDDPQDVVTYIDTLMNDLKRNLELAAENLQAQKVRQKTWYDHKARERHFDPGEEVLWLRPCRENKLQLKWAGPCRVISKMSDLNYLIEQEENQARRVVHVNALKPYYRGEQRVLFAIKAAESEEAELPFWEGRGEVKYNPEEVKISPALTQDQQQELKMLLSKYQQVFSNKPGIVKGVMHRIHTGDAPPQAVSPYRVTGPYRDKVRKELDEMLRENIIVPSSSPWSSPIVLVDKPDGSIRFCVDYRKLNRVTTPDAYPMPRLDNLIETIGGCRFISSLDLVKGYWQLRIDPRDQEKTAFCSPFGLYEFRVLSFGLRNAPATFQRLMDQTLAGLSDFTVAYIDDIGIFSNTWEDHLIHLELVLQRLSAAGLTVKASKCQLGSPEIKYLGHMVGGGMIKPLEAKIEAVRDWPRPNTKKKVKSFLGLVGYYRKFIPRFSEIAAPLTDLTRKKADDRIPWTSDCEAAFQRLKEALINYPVLRAPDFDREFIIYTDASNSGVGAVLCQEDENGDQHPVSYLSRKLQKGERHLATVEKECLAIVYASGS, encoded by the coding sequence atgcccttgactcgaagccaagtagcagacatgagtgaagtgaaagacccccagattgaccaaggttctgaggatgaatttggctcagtgcaaggtgacagcacaggagagcaagacccagaactcagaaaaatactcatagcccaacagcatgaactgagggtgagggaaatggaggaaagggaaagagagaaacagcggcaatttgaattagagagagagagagaaagaatggaaatggagagggagagagagagaattgctctggaaaaagaaagaatggcgtttgaattaagaaaactggaaatgatgaaccagaacaataataataatagggattctgagggaggccaactgtctaaggctgacctgaagaaattccctgtgtaccacaagggagattgtcctgaggtgttcttttccttagtggaaagagcgtttgtggacttctcagtgagggaaactgagaagatgaccatcatgcgatctttaatcagtggtagcctggctgaggtttatgccgagatgcctgaggaactgatgaaagattttgcagagttcaaaaaactggtgtttgcaagacatgggataaatgcagagcagctgagacaaagattcaggtcccttaccaagaagccagaacagacttttacccaagtgggggcccaattggtgaggctgcttgagaaatggctatcgcaggaggggacagagacctatgaacagcttaaagacttgatagccctggaacagttctattcagttctgcatggggaattgaaattccaggtgagggaaaggaaaccgaaatctgtggcagcagccgcagaaatcgcggattttatctcccaaataagaaagcccttgggtgaggggaaatctgtaggtaaacccaaagaaacctacagcaagtactctcagggaccagggaaaagccagcaagggggaggggcccatggtgaagggaagccctcaggcatgaaaccaagccctcagaatttggagggaaaaccgaaacaagaggagagagaatccaaatacactagaaaatgctatttctgtcagggaaagggtcatctgatctcagagtgtgagaaattgaagcagctaaaagggatggtgcctcagaattctagtgggaccaagccaaaagctgtgttctgtgtccagaaagagcaaggctcagtgtcacagagggagcctgttgccatggctactcagtctggaacagctacctatgctgatcaggctgaggaaaatggtcctcttgtggaggtaaagcgctgcttgctgataaaaacaggttctcagttgtttgagacagcaggggtggacgtaggagtacttgaccgtcagtatagggggctgcgggacacttgttcccaggtaaccctgtgccatccagatattattcctagggagtttataatcccaaatgagagcatgaaggtggcagggattgaggggcagataatctctctgccagtagcagaggtacctgtcaactttcaaggctggaggggagattggcggatagcgatttcatcgactctgccagcagccgtgctcgtgggaaatgacctggctgaacatgtgaaacgggtgctagtgattacacgctcacaagccaccacagggacagttcaggggggtaatgatgagccagagacggaagcaggtgggggaagttcagaagctgtggtggaaaccttaaccacagacagcagatttggacaggagcaaaaggcagacgccactctccaaaagtgttttgaacaggtgactgacgcccagctaacacctgagaccccagtgagatttctggaggaaaaggggattttatatagagaaaccctgaggaatatctcaaaagggggagatgggatcagaagtcagctggtggtacctgaaaagtatcgccccatgatcttacaaaggggtcactctgacatgtttgctgcacacttaagggtgaaagggccccttgatttgatcaaacaaatttgggagcagatcacccaggatgacccacaagacgttgtgacatacatagacaccttgatgaatgacctaaagagaaatctagagctggcagcagaaaacctgcaagctcagaaggtcagacagaaaacatggtatgaccacaaagctagagagaggcactttgacccaggggaggaagtgctgtggcttaggccctgcagagagaacaaactgcagctcaaatgggcaggaccatgtagggtcatttccaagatgtcagacctgaactacctaatagagcaggaggagaaccaagcaaggagggtggttcatgtgaatgccctaaaaccctactacagaggggaacagagggttttattcgcgataaaagcagctgagagtgaggaagcggaattacccttctgggagggtagaggggaagtaaaatacaacccagaggaggtaaagatcagtcctgcactcacccaagaccagcagcaagaactgaaaatgctgcttagtaaatatcaacaggtgttttccaataagccggggatagtgaagggagtgatgcatcggatccacacaggggatgcacccccgcaggcagtatccccataccgagtaacgggaccctatagggacaaggtgcggaaggagctggacgaaatgctgagggaaaacataatcgtcccctcttctagtccttggtcctctccgatagtccttgtggacaagcctgatgggagcattaggttttgtgttgattacaggaaattaaaccgtgtaaccactcctgatgcctacccaatgcccaggctagacaacctgattgaaaccatagggggttgtcggttcatctcatcattggacctggtaaagggatattggcaattaagaattgatcccagggatcaagaaaaaactgccttttgcagcccttttggtctctatgagtttcgagtcctgagctttggtctcagaaatgcaccagccacattccaaaggctgatggaccagaccttggcagggctcagtgactttacagtggcctacattgacgacatagggatcttcagtaatacctgggaagatcacctgatacacctggagttagtgctgcagaggttaagtgcagcagggctaacagtaaaggccagcaagtgtcagctgggtagcccagaaataaaatacttgggtcacatggtagggggaggaatgataaaacccctggaggccaaaatagaagctgttcgtgattggcctagacccaacaccaagaaaaaagtcaaatcatttcttgggttggtgggctactacagaaagttcatcccgaggtttagcgagattgcggctccgctgaccgatctgacgaggaagaaggctgatgaccgcatcccgtggaccagcgactgtgaggcggcgttccagaggttgaaggaggcgttaatcaactatcctgtgctgcgtgctccagacttcgaccgggagtttatcatctacaccgatgcgtctaacagcggggtaggagcagttctgtgccaggaggatgagaatggtgaccaacatccagtgtcctacctgagtaggaaacttcaaaaaggtgagagacatttggcaaccgtggagaaggagtgtttggccatagtctac